Proteins found in one Hevea brasiliensis isolate MT/VB/25A 57/8 chromosome 18, ASM3005281v1, whole genome shotgun sequence genomic segment:
- the LOC110641942 gene encoding protoheme IX farnesyltransferase, mitochondrial, with the protein MILVMWRNSMSLTPKLLSNLNYYHYGSRSSSIFNANGFVFVPQFLSRCSSSSAAIPPPSGSLRSRFLKRKSDEIQTFSPTSSVAAVDLSPLTYAVQLARHYSRCYWELSKARLSMLVVATSGTGYVLGSGNAVDFGGLCWTCAGTMMVAASANSLNQVFEISNDAKMKRTRQRPLPSGRLTIPHAVTWASSVGLAGTALLTCKANMLAAGLAASNLILYAFVYTPLKQIHPVNTWVGAVVGAIPPLLGWAAASGQVSLNAMILPAALYFWQIPHFMALAYLCRNDYADGGFKMFSLADASGQRTASVALRNCLYLVPLGFLAYDWGVTSGWFCLESSILTLAISASAFSFYQDRTVHKAKRMFHASLLYLPVFMSGLLFHRLSGESELPSSLEAKVLDSGTDDQKSEGRHTIGSIQARAPVAYASIAPFPFLPAPLYSVP; encoded by the exons ATGATCCTCGTCATGTGGAGGAACTCGATGAGTTTAACACCAAAGCTGTTATCAAACTTGAATTATTATCATTATGGATCGAGGTCTTCATCGATTTTCAATGCAAATGGCTTCGTCTTTGTGCCGCAATTCCTCTCGCGTTGCTCATCTTCATCCGCCGCCATCCCTCCACCTTCAGGCTCACTCAGATCTAGGTTTCTGAAACGCAAATCTGATGAAATTCAAACTTTCTCCCCAACTTCCTCGGTCGCCGCTGTCGACCTCTCACCCTTGACTTACGCGGTGCAATTGGCTCGCCACTACAGCCGCTGCTATTGGGAGCTCTCCAAAGCTCGCCTCAG CATGTTAGTTGTTGCAACTTCTGGAACCGGATATGTTCTTGGGAGTGGCAATGCTGTTGATTTTGGGGGACTATGTTGGACTTGTGCTGGTACGATGATGGTTGCAGCATCTGCTAACTCATTAAATCAG GTGTTTGAGATAAGTAATGATGCCAAAATGAAAAGAACAAGGCAAAGACCACTTCCTTCAGGGCGTCTTACAATACCACACGCTGTTACCTGGGCATCTTCTGTTGGTTTAGCTGGCACTGCTTTGTTGACTTGCAAG GCTAATATGTTGGCAGCTGGGCTTGCAGCATCCAATCTTATTCTTTATGCATTTGTCTATACACCATTGAAGCAGATTCATCCGGTCAACACATGGGTTGGGGCTGTTGTCGGTGCCATTCCACCACTTTTAGG GTGGGCTGCAGCTTCTGGCCAGGTTTCACTGAATGCAATGATTCTTCCTGCTGCACTCTATTTTTGGCAAATACCCCACTTCATGGCCCTTGCTTATTTGTGTCGCAATGATTATGCTGATGGAGG GTTTAAGATGTTCTCTCTTGCTGATGCCTCTGGTCAAAGAACTGCCTCAGTAGCTCTTAGGAACTGTCTGTATCTGGTTCCTTTGGGTTTTTTGGCATATGATT GgggtgtgacttctggttggttTTGTCTTGAATCATCAATCTTGACTCTAGCAATTAGTGCGTCAGCCTTTTCATTCTACCAAGATCGAACAGTACATAAGGCTAAGAGGATGTTTCATGCCAGTCTACTGTATCTTCCCGTATTTATGTCTGGGCTTTTGTTTCACCGTCTTTCTGGAGAAAGTGAGCTTCCATCTTCCTTGGAAGCTAAAGTACTAGACTCTGGAACTGATGATCAGAAGAGCGAAGGAAGGCATACAATTGGTAGTATACAAGCACGTGCACCTGTGGCATATGCTTCTATTGCACCATTTCCTTTTCTGCCAGCACCTTTATATTCTGTTCCCTAA